In a genomic window of Aggregatimonas sangjinii:
- a CDS encoding cell division protein FtsQ/DivIB, whose amino-acid sequence MHRNLNYIKLVALLAIISGLYAFSSHRSASRNIDGITVEFVGDQNLYITQEAVNKLLIQKFGGFENVPKEKLVLNAMEKVLQTNEMVKNAQVYLTVDGKLESKIVQRRPIGRVESATKFYVDDEGKRMPLSLSHSARVPIITGEVTGESLEDVYEILKYINEDEFLRKNVIGIHIQAVDKYQLKFRVENFVVSLGSIDNLEEKFNNFKAFYAKADRDDTLEKYKVVSLEFNNQVVCTKI is encoded by the coding sequence ATGCATCGTAATTTGAATTATATAAAATTGGTGGCCCTGTTGGCTATAATTAGCGGACTTTACGCGTTTTCCTCGCACAGGAGTGCTAGTAGAAATATCGATGGTATTACGGTTGAGTTCGTTGGTGACCAAAATTTATACATCACACAGGAAGCGGTTAATAAATTGTTAATACAAAAATTCGGTGGGTTCGAAAACGTGCCCAAAGAAAAATTAGTTTTGAATGCCATGGAAAAGGTTCTCCAGACCAATGAAATGGTAAAAAATGCACAAGTTTATCTGACAGTCGATGGTAAACTTGAGTCTAAAATAGTGCAGCGCAGACCAATTGGACGCGTAGAATCAGCGACTAAATTCTATGTAGACGATGAGGGCAAACGTATGCCGCTATCCTTGAGTCATTCAGCTAGAGTTCCGATTATCACTGGTGAAGTTACGGGTGAAAGCCTCGAGGACGTGTATGAGATCTTGAAGTATATCAACGAAGATGAGTTTCTAAGAAAGAATGTCATCGGCATTCACATTCAGGCGGTAGACAAGTACCAATTAAAGTTCAGGGTAGAGAATTTTGTAGTGAGCCTCGGAAGTATCGATAACTTGGAAGAGAAGTTCAACAATTTCAAGGCCTTTTACGCCAAGGCTGATAGGGATGATACATTGGAAAAATACAAAGTGGTAAGTCTAGAATTTAACAATCAAGTGGTGTGCACCAAAATTTAA
- the ftsA gene encoding cell division protein FtsA, which yields MEIGNYSVGLDIGTTKIVAIIGKKNEYGKIEVLGIGKSKSLGVHRGVVNNITQTIKSIQQAVEEAEVNSNLKIGSVVVGIAGQHIRSLQHSDYITRADSEEVINEDDLDKLCNQVYKLVMLPGEEIIHVLPQEYKVDGQAEIKEPIGMYGGRLEANFHVVVGQVSSIKNVGRCIKSAGLDLGNITLEPLASSDAVLSKEEKEAGVALIDIGGGTTDLAIFKDGIIRHTAVIPFGGGVITEDIKEGCSIIEKQAELLKMKFGSAWPGENKDNEIVSIPGLRGREPKEITLKNLSKIIHARVVEIIEQVYVEIKNYGHEEQKKKLIAGIVLTGGGSQLKHLKQLVEYITGMDTRIGFPNEHLAGDSDSEIASPLYATAVGLLMNAVQNETKAKPSQDNMGEANVEVENELVIAGEESEMVGAQVQQKERKSVFDKWSEKLKDFLDNAE from the coding sequence ATGGAAATAGGTAATTATTCAGTCGGGTTAGATATCGGTACAACTAAAATCGTCGCCATAATCGGGAAGAAGAACGAGTACGGCAAAATCGAGGTATTGGGTATCGGAAAATCGAAAAGTTTGGGTGTTCATCGCGGAGTGGTCAACAACATTACCCAGACGATAAAATCCATTCAGCAGGCCGTGGAAGAGGCGGAAGTCAATTCCAACCTTAAAATCGGTTCCGTGGTCGTGGGTATCGCGGGGCAGCACATCAGGAGCTTGCAACATAGCGATTACATTACCCGTGCCGATTCGGAAGAGGTCATCAACGAAGATGATTTGGATAAGCTATGCAATCAGGTATATAAATTGGTGATGCTTCCAGGAGAGGAGATCATTCACGTACTACCACAAGAGTACAAGGTTGATGGTCAAGCCGAGATCAAAGAGCCTATCGGGATGTATGGAGGTCGCTTAGAGGCGAACTTTCATGTTGTGGTCGGTCAGGTTTCCAGTATAAAAAATGTAGGCAGGTGTATTAAAAGTGCTGGTTTGGACCTTGGAAACATCACTTTAGAACCGTTGGCGTCTTCCGATGCCGTGCTGAGCAAGGAAGAAAAAGAGGCGGGTGTAGCACTGATCGACATAGGAGGGGGTACGACCGATTTGGCCATTTTTAAGGACGGGATAATTCGCCACACCGCGGTAATTCCTTTCGGAGGCGGAGTTATAACGGAAGACATCAAAGAAGGGTGTTCCATTATTGAAAAGCAAGCGGAGCTATTGAAAATGAAATTCGGTTCTGCTTGGCCTGGTGAGAACAAGGATAATGAGATTGTTTCCATCCCTGGTTTAAGAGGTCGGGAGCCTAAGGAAATCACTTTGAAAAACCTTTCTAAAATCATTCATGCCAGGGTGGTCGAGATTATCGAGCAGGTATATGTCGAGATCAAGAATTACGGTCATGAGGAGCAAAAAAAGAAATTGATTGCAGGTATTGTACTTACCGGGGGAGGAAGCCAATTAAAACACCTCAAACAATTGGTCGAGTACATTACGGGTATGGATACCAGAATAGGCTTTCCGAACGAGCATCTGGCAGGGGATTCGGATTCTGAAATAGCGAGTCCGTTGTACGCCACTGCCGTAGGCTTACTCATGAATGCCGTGCAAAACGAAACAAAGGCAAAACCATCGCAGGACAATATGGGCGAGGCCAATGTTGAAGTCGAGAACGAACTGGTTATAGCCGGTGAGGAAAGTGAAATGGTAGGTGCCCAAGTACAACAAAAAGAACGTAAATCGGTGTTCGACAAATGGTCCGAGAAATTGAAGGACTTTTTAGACAACGCAGAGTAA
- the ftsZ gene encoding cell division protein FtsZ: MSNNTEFDGISFDLPKHQSNVIKVIGVGGGGSNAINHMFQSGINGVDFVILNTDSQALNNSSIPNKIQLGVSLTEGLGAGANPEVGEQAAMESMEDIKGMLDVTTKMVFITAGMGGGTGTGAAPVIAKQAKEMGILTVGIVTMPFLFEGKMRCQQAQLGIEKLRANVDSLIVINNNKLREVYGNLGFKAGFSKADEVLSTAARGIAEVITHHYTQNIDLRDAKTVLSNSGTAIMGSAVATGSARANEAIMKALDSPLLNDNKIAGAKNVLLLIVSGSQEITIDEIGEINDHIQVEAGHGANIIMGVGEDDDLGEAIAVTVIATGFNVDQQDTIVNSESKKIIHTLEEGQKAQRDLTPKPIVHHLIDDTVIDEPISKRVNEADVVDLDLGMDLIPTTNYIKNFNVFYEEVIEEVAKVGAEEDDFIIIETTPALSNINVVDAEEVGASGTEEDQFAISFDMPLSNASEKEEAENTVTFSLEEEDDVKDLKVNDHIEVIPVLEYNKNGETRYSLDDYMEMENELEGAKPKAEAFEPKIVEEELVFEKKVVEEEEEPQKVAHVDPMDSPIEALLRERADERRKKLKDFNYKFQNNINSIDEIEKEPAYKRQGIDLSDTPKENKVSRTTLSEDSNDEIQLRSNNSFLHDNVD, translated from the coding sequence ATGAGCAATAACACGGAATTTGACGGAATATCGTTTGATCTGCCAAAGCATCAAAGCAATGTAATAAAGGTAATCGGCGTAGGTGGAGGTGGTAGCAACGCCATCAATCACATGTTTCAGTCTGGAATCAACGGGGTGGATTTTGTCATCCTGAATACCGATTCGCAGGCATTGAACAATAGTTCGATACCCAATAAGATCCAATTGGGTGTTTCCCTTACAGAGGGTCTTGGTGCAGGAGCTAACCCGGAAGTAGGGGAGCAGGCTGCCATGGAAAGTATGGAGGATATTAAAGGTATGTTGGATGTCACAACTAAAATGGTGTTCATTACGGCAGGTATGGGCGGGGGAACAGGAACTGGTGCTGCTCCCGTAATCGCCAAGCAAGCAAAAGAAATGGGCATCCTTACCGTGGGGATCGTTACCATGCCTTTCTTGTTCGAAGGTAAGATGCGTTGCCAACAAGCTCAGTTGGGTATCGAGAAATTGCGTGCAAATGTAGATTCCTTGATCGTCATCAATAATAACAAACTCCGTGAGGTTTATGGTAATCTTGGTTTTAAGGCCGGGTTTTCTAAGGCGGATGAAGTGCTTTCGACCGCTGCTCGCGGTATTGCGGAAGTAATTACACATCACTATACCCAAAATATTGACCTGCGTGATGCAAAAACGGTACTGTCCAATAGCGGAACGGCCATTATGGGTTCTGCCGTGGCCACTGGTTCGGCAAGGGCCAATGAAGCCATCATGAAAGCCTTGGATTCGCCACTGCTGAACGACAATAAGATTGCCGGTGCCAAAAACGTGCTATTACTCATCGTTTCGGGGTCACAGGAAATTACTATCGATGAAATTGGCGAAATCAATGATCATATTCAAGTTGAGGCCGGTCATGGGGCGAATATCATTATGGGTGTTGGTGAGGATGATGATTTGGGTGAGGCCATCGCGGTAACCGTAATCGCTACCGGATTTAATGTTGACCAGCAAGATACCATCGTAAATAGTGAATCAAAGAAAATAATACACACTTTGGAAGAGGGCCAAAAGGCACAACGTGATTTGACGCCTAAACCTATCGTACATCATTTGATCGATGATACCGTGATAGATGAGCCGATTTCAAAGCGAGTGAACGAGGCCGATGTGGTTGATTTGGATTTGGGGATGGATTTGATTCCGACCACGAACTACATTAAAAACTTCAATGTATTTTATGAGGAAGTAATCGAGGAAGTTGCCAAGGTGGGAGCGGAAGAGGATGATTTCATTATTATAGAAACAACACCGGCTCTAAGCAATATCAATGTGGTGGATGCGGAAGAGGTTGGCGCTTCAGGTACCGAAGAAGACCAATTCGCCATCAGTTTCGATATGCCATTATCGAATGCTTCGGAAAAGGAAGAAGCTGAAAACACCGTAACTTTTAGTTTAGAGGAAGAAGATGATGTAAAAGACTTGAAAGTAAACGACCACATTGAGGTGATACCCGTTCTGGAATACAATAAGAACGGCGAAACACGCTATAGTCTTGACGATTACATGGAGATGGAAAACGAGCTTGAGGGAGCCAAACCGAAAGCCGAAGCGTTCGAGCCAAAAATAGTGGAAGAAGAATTGGTTTTTGAAAAGAAGGTGGTAGAAGAGGAAGAAGAGCCCCAAAAGGTGGCGCATGTAGACCCGATGGATAGCCCGATCGAGGCTTTGCTGCGGGAAAGGGCCGATGAGCGTAGAAAGAAGCTCAAAGACTTCAACTACAAATTCCAAAACAACATCAACAGTATCGATGAAATCGAGAAGGAGCCCGCCTACAAAAGGCAGGGTATCGATTTGAGCGACACGCCAAAAGAAAACAAAGTATCTCGAACTACTTTGAGCGAGGATAGCAATGACGAGATCCAATTGCGATCTAACAATTCGTTCTTGCACGATAACGTAGACTAA
- a CDS encoding GatB/YqeY domain-containing protein: protein MGLQDKVMEQMKTAMKAKDKVALESLRAIKSALLLAQTEAGSGDGLSEEEEVKLVQKLVKQRKDSAAIFQEQGRNDLAEPELAQVAVIEQFLPAQLSEDEIEKVVVTVIANTGAEGMKDMGKVMGMVSKQLAGQADGKTISTIVKSKLA from the coding sequence ATGGGCTTACAGGATAAGGTAATGGAGCAGATGAAAACCGCGATGAAGGCAAAGGATAAAGTTGCCTTGGAATCATTGCGTGCCATCAAATCCGCTTTGCTTCTGGCCCAGACCGAGGCTGGTTCCGGCGATGGACTCTCGGAGGAAGAAGAGGTGAAGTTGGTGCAAAAATTGGTAAAACAGCGAAAAGACAGCGCCGCTATATTTCAGGAGCAAGGTAGAAATGATTTGGCCGAACCGGAGTTGGCTCAAGTAGCCGTAATCGAGCAGTTTTTACCGGCGCAGTTGAGTGAAGATGAAATCGAAAAAGTTGTGGTTACCGTTATCGCCAATACCGGAGCGGAAGGCATGAAGGATATGGGCAAGGTCATGGGAATGGTTTCCAAGCAATTGGCCGGACAGGCCGATGGAAAAACGATTTCTACCATTGTGAAAAGTAAGTTAGCTTGA